Genomic DNA from Nomascus leucogenys isolate Asia chromosome 10, Asia_NLE_v1, whole genome shotgun sequence:
AAGCCAATGATGCTGCTAAACAACCTACAATGGGCAGgacagcaaagaattatccagccgcaaatgtcaacagtgctgaggttgagaaaccaaGCTCCAAGTCTTTGAGGATTATTTCATCAGAACGCTATACATAAAGATTGATGATATGCAAACATCTTGCAATTTAGGACTGACTCAGCTAAATACCTCAGTGCAATGTTGGAAGCAGTCTGGCTGTGAAATATATCTTCGGGAATATTGAGAATGGTAAAGACAAAAGgtataataaatgataataacaaAACACAGAGCTTTGTACCTCAATAATCTCTTTCATCCATGGTTCCTAGGGCACTTTATAGACTAATAATACCTACTCTGGTACTCACATACCACCTTTTATCTGAGGACTGCAGGCACTTTCACAACACTCTCACAGTGTAGgaagtattattatccccattttatatgtAAGTAAACAGAGGCACaaaagttaagcaacttgtccaaagCCACACAAGTCAGTAGCAGCCAAAATTCCTGACTCAGAACCTATTAATACTAAGAGAACTGGTCTAAGCCACGCAGTGATAAATTTATGTGGCGTGCTATCCCAGTTCATTCAAAGTCTATCGTTTTTAGGTTGATATTGTATATTCAATACCCTATCCgttttaatttcctcttctccCATACACTTCTTAGAGACCAAGGACTTTAAGTCCCTAGAAGGGACTATGTTTACTGAATGCCTTCCTCTAATCAAGCACATTTTATGTTCAGTGTCAGTTCTTAAGACAGCTTAAATATAAtgtaattgggaggctgagagcaggagaatcgcttgaactcgggaggcggaggttgcagtgagctcagatcccgccactgcactccagcccggcgacagagcgatactccgtctcaaaaaaaaaaaaaagtaatttttgctGATTTTATAGTACAGAAAGCTGAGTACCAGATAATGTAAACACGCCCAAGATCTCTCAGCTAGCTGACTATACCCTCTTTCCACTATATCCTGCAGCCCTTCCAAGAGAAAAGTCCTCTGATAAGTTACAAAGCATATTAATGTGAATACGTTTAATGTTCCAGCCTCCCTTACTCTCCTTAAAATTCAGAAAACTAATGAATATGTAATTGAGAAATTTCAGGTGGCACACTGGGGTTGGTACTAGCTTAGGTAAACAGCCGCTCAGCCTTTTAGACCTATTCCCaagaaaagcttttaattttctaaGGATTTTTCCAGAGCTCTCTCCATACGTTTCCCACAACAGCCAGACTAAAGACCAAAACTGTCTTTCCCCGAGAAATACAGAGCATGTGAATCACTTTCTTCTGTTCCCAGTTCTGTGGCAGGCAAACACTGATTGCTCACTCACCATGTGCTTGCTACCTGGGCAAAACAGGAATATTAAGTAGGAAGAAAGgtttatgttatttatgttatttagGGCTCTCCTGCTTTTTTACAAAATGGAGACCTGGCATTTGTAGCCTCCCACAATGATGTGCCCTGACATTACTTGGATATAGAAAGGTCAGTCTTAGGTGGGTCAGTGGCAGCCCACCCCGCTCTGATCCAGAAATTTTAGATGACTTGCATCCGAGGATAAGCCTCTGGCatgttaataatgaaaaaatagagacaatCACTGCCCCAGCTCATCTCAAATTAGCATCAGTGCAGCGTTAGTACTTTGGTAGGGAGCTTTGCTGCTAAATTCATTCTCTGTAAAGAGGAGATGCAGAGACAGGGTTAAGGGGAAAACTCCAAGACTGGAATCGCCAATACAATAAACTGTCGAACTGAGTTTTTTCTCCCGTAACCCTAAGATACTAGTAAGTCCTTCCTCTTAGCCAACCCCTTTCACCAGGACACCGCAGTTTTCTCAGAAGGAGGGTGCTGGGTTTGTTTCAGGTCTTTCTATTCTCCTGCCCGCTGCCCTAGTACATCTGAAAAGGGAGCAGCGACTAGGAAAAGAGACACGTGGGTATTTTCCCATCCTGTCTAGTAATTCCCTGAATCATCACAAGTTATCGCACTTTTCCCCTTAGCCAGCAGCGTTCGAGACTTTCTCTCAAATAATACGGTCTTGTACTTAAAAGGAAGAGtggtgggagaagagagaggcGGAGAAGAGAGGCGGAGAAGACAAGCAAGAAGGGCGTGGAGTGCCGTTCCCGCCCCGGAGTCGGAGGCGCCGGGAGGCCGGACGCCGCGAGGCTGCTAGCCCAGGAATGTGCGGTCCAACCCGCCGGCCGCGGGCGGAGCGTGGCGGGCGCGGTGTGGTCGGCAGCGGGTGCGGAGCAGAGGACGGCGGGCGCGGAGCCGGCTGCAGCCACGGGCCGGACGCGACGCCGCGCACCTGAGCGCCGGGGGCGGGGCGTCAGCGGCCGCGACCCTTCCCACCGCGCGCCGCGCCCCTCGCGCGCAGCCTCGGCCTTTTCCGCTCGTGCTTCGGCGCCGCTCGGCTCCCTTCCCGcccctcgctccctccctccctccctcctgtcctgGGATTGCCTGGAGCTCCGCACCGCGAGTTTGCCGCGGCACTTTCCGCGCGGCGGAAGAACGCGCGCCAGCTTCGGCACACCTGGGCGCCTGATCCTAGCCCCACGCCTCATCCCTTACAAGGTCCTCCGAGGTAAGGGGCTGCTCTGCCGCTCGCTCACACCCGGTCCTTTCCACGCTCGGCGGGACAGCTGGGTCCCCGCCTCCTCTGCAAACCGGCTAGGAGCTCCGCGCCTCGCCTTGGGAGTGGGGTTTTAACTGGCGGGGACTTAAGACCGGCGGTAGCCAGAGCGCGGAGCAGGCGATACGACGAGCCGACAGGTGGCGGGTCTGGCCCTGGTACCTCGACCGCCGCCGGCGCGGACCCTGGTGGGGATGGGGCGGGCGGGCCGACTTGGGGGTGGGGTcagtcctctctcctcccttctagGGGCGGCGATCGTCGGGGTCCGTACTGTAGGTGCGTGGGAGAAACTTTGAAGGGTGGGGACCCGGCGGCTACTGGCCGGTAGGAACTAGTTAGTGGGCGCGTTCGAGGACTCCGAGGGGCGCAGCCTGGGGGCAGACCCTCGGGTCGGGCGGGGATCTTACGCTTCCCTTACCCGCCCCCTTTTGTCTTTCACCTCAGCCCCGCCGGCTGGTGGGGGAGCGGCCGCCGTCCCTCTCCTGGAGGTCGTCTCCTGGCATCCTCGGGGCcgcaggaaggaagaggaggcagcGGCGGGAGCCCTGGTGGGCGGCCTGAGGTGAGAGCCCGACCGGCCCCTTTGGGAATATGGCGACCGGTGGCTACCGGACCAGCAGCGGCCTCGGCGGCAGCACCACAGACTTCCTGGAGGAGTGGAAGGCGAAACGCGAGAAGATGCGCGCCAAGCAGAATCCCCCGGGCCCGGCCCCCCCAGGAGGGGGCAGCAGCGACGCCGCTGGGAAGCCCCCCGCGGGGGCTCTGGGCACTTCGGCGGCCGCCGCTGCCAACGAGCTCAACAACAACCTCCCGGGCGGCGCGCCGGCCGCACCTGCCGTCCCCGGTCCCGGGGGCGTGAACTGCGCGGTCGGCTCCGCCATGCTGACCCGGGCGGCCGCCGGCCCGCGGCGGTCGGAGGACGAGCCCCCAGCCGCCTCTGCCTCGGCTGCACCGCCGCCCAGGCGTGACGAGGAGGAGCCGGACGGCGTCCCGGAGAAGGGCAAGAGCTCGGGCCCCAGTGCCAGGAAGGGCAAGGGGCAGATCGAGAAGAGGAAGCTGCGGGAGAAGCGGCGCTCCACCGGCGTGGTTAACATCCCTGCCGCAGAGGTGAGCCGGGCGGGGGCAGcagccgggccgggccggggcggGCAGCTGCCTCCCGGTGTCTTCCTCTTGGGAGCTACCCGGGGCCCAGAGTTTTCCTCCCCTGGTTCGTACTTGTCCCTTCACCGAGTTAGGCAGGCAGGGGgtgatggagttttactctgaACAAATGCTTCCTGGGAAGTTCCCCAAACTCAGTAGGACACGTGCTTTTCAGGCTTCCTGGCCAGGTCTCAGATCCAGGATCCTTTTTTACCATGGTAGAAAGACAACTTGTGGCTCCAGGACTTGCCCACCTGGACTTGGCTGTTTATGCTTGATCAGTTAGAAAAATTGATTAATGGTGGTGACGACATTCTCTAGGGTCTCACATGCCCATGTGAAGTTAccagtttatttctcctttcttaccAATGTTTAATAGCAtctgtaaagaaaatgtggccttaGCAATATCCAACACAGCTTTATCTTCCAGTGAGCTCAAAATGAGTATATCCAAATGAATACATGcactattttatatgtaaatcaaCTGTTTAAAAGTTGTGctcctaaacacacacacagtttttttCTGAGTAATATTTAGGACAATAGGGATGATTTAGTAACCCACGATTCTGTTCGCTGAGACGATCTCTTTTTGAGTACTGTGTCTGAAACACATATGtggtagggttttttgttttgggttgtTTGCAGTTTTGAGCATTTTCAAAACGTTGCTACAGGTAGCAGCATCTTCCATTAGAGTAAATGGTAAAACATTTTCACTAAGTGTATAATCACACCTCCGTCTAccagaaacaagacaaaacaatCTCAAACAAGTTTTGGTTACTTTGATAGTAGCTCATGGATTTGAGGAAGTGGTTCAACTACCTTGTTTCACCTAAAATAGTTGCATCTTTTTCTCATTGACCCTTTAGCTTTCACTTTTTCTTCTCCTGGCTTTCTAATTTTACTCAACTTTGCCACCCAGTAAGTAACTATTACGAATTTACTAACTTTAATTGTGGTTAAAGTAAAAGCATTTGCAATAAGTTAGGgtgtatattaaatatacttaaatttttaGTATTATGATTTCCATGCCTGTTAAATCATATTGCGTCTTTGTAGGATGTATTTATATGAGCGTTTCAGAGATTTTTATCAGCCAGCAGAACTGTCCTCTGCGGTTTGCTACTTGCACAAAAGATCTGTTATTCATTAAATTGCTTTAGAAGGAATTCATAAGAGTGGTAATCaaatttccaggtttttttttttttttagttaaaaatatgaagattaaGGGGAAATTGAAGACAAGGCTTTGGAAAAGCTACATTCctcaacttgatttttaaaagtagctgATAATCCAAATAAAAGAATTTGTCATTTTCAATCTTTTCCTCATTGTTCATCTGACAGGGGTCTTATTTTGGGAAATATCTTGGCAGATGTTaaacttcactttttttctggctgcatgtgctaaaattatttttcaagtgctttcttattttttttttttaaacaagggtAATGTTTACTGGGGGAAGTAAGTAGAGTGTATCTTGTGAGATCCTAAGAAACATCTTTTGTTAATACCCCTGCTTTGAGTAAGAGAACATAGTGCTGAGAATGTAGATGACTTCCCACTACAATGGAGTCTAATACTCTGGAATGTTTTTCGTTTGGGTGTTGGCAACTCCTAAATTTAATcttccttaaaaacaaacaaaccaagggtaccttttttttttgtctgtggaATTTGAacctatttattgaatagggaattgAGGACTGCTTTCTTTTAGTGGTAACTATGGCTCTGTCCGTTTCAAGCTGCAGGACCCAACAAAACAGTAATGTTTTACTACAGTATCTAATTAACAGACATACTTCTTGAGCGCCTCCTcctcatattttcatatttttcaaaacaacttATGTATTTCAGATTATCTTAATAGTGgtaaaatatataatgcaaaaCTTTGAAGCTGAGCCATTTTCATGTCTTTATATTGTTGCTTTTTTTAGAATTGTATGCCATTTCTCCTAGTAGTTTCAACATTGAGAATACCAGTTGCTGTGGAGTTTCTTGTGTAATATTTAATTTAGCACCcctgttttaaaaagtcatacatattttgcaaattttttgggtatgaaaatatgtaaaaatgaaaatgaccaaTCTCTCTATATTCAAAAGTAGTCTTTATTTTATCTAATGTTGAGTAAGACTCTTATTTTCAGACATGATTCCCAACCAAGTTTGTATTAGTAGATTAACATGTAGTTCGTATGTAGAGATCTTGTTTTAATGGTGGATAAACATTAAGTTCCTTCAAGGAAGTACTTATGAAACATCTGTGTGATACATTTATTGTGACTTTCATTACCTCACTTTACTAGTTATAGAGTGTATATATAATACTGTTATAAAGGTACCTGACAACAGCTAAAGATACCAGAATTGACTAGAAGATACTTACAGGCAAGGAACCAGGTCAAAAACTGAAACTAACTATTTGGGAGGTAGGAAACTGGGTGGTTACTGCATGTGATGGCTAAGGTTGAACTATCCAGAGCTTCtttaatgagataaaatttactaagagatttaagaaaaaagtacttttttctaaatttttacattttctattttttggtagtgATTCACCTGAATTGGATAATTTGGACGTGGCATACTTCTTGCcagtaatttttgtgtgtgtttatcagATCAGTCAAATGTTTATTACATACCTGTTAAAGACACTATCCTTAAGCAGTGGAGAAAACAAGAACACAGCAGTGTATATTCTCAAGGAGCAAGGCTATAATCTAGGAAGAAGGATAAGG
This window encodes:
- the PAWR gene encoding PRKC apoptosis WT1 regulator protein isoform X2 — protein: MATGGYRTSSGLGGSTTDFLEEWKAKREKMRAKQNPPGPAPPGGGSSDAAGKPPAGALGTSAAAAANELNNNLPGGAPAAPAVPGPGGVNCAVGSAMLTRAAAGPRRSEDEPPAASASAAPPPRRDEEEPDGVPEKGKSSGPSARKGKGQIEKRKLREKRRSTGVVNIPAAECLDEYEDDEAGQKERKREDAVTQQNTMQNEAVNLLDTGSSYLLQEPPRTVSGRYKRKRDKPYTEQGAVLRSGSGGG
- the PAWR gene encoding PRKC apoptosis WT1 regulator protein isoform X1 yields the protein MATGGYRTSSGLGGSTTDFLEEWKAKREKMRAKQNPPGPAPPGGGSSDAAGKPPAGALGTSAAAAANELNNNLPGGAPAAPAVPGPGGVNCAVGSAMLTRAAAGPRRSEDEPPAASASAAPPPRRDEEEPDGVPEKGKSSGPSARKGKGQIEKRKLREKRRSTGVVNIPAAECLDEYEDDEAGQKERKREDAVTQQNTMQNEAVNLLDTGSSYLLQEPPRTVSGRYKSPTSVSEEDVSSRYSRTDRSGFPRYNRDANVSGTLVSSSTLEKKIEDLEKEVVRERQENLRLVRLMQDKEEMIGKLKEEIDLLNRDLDDIEDENEQLKQENKTLLKVVGQLTR